The following are from one region of the Ischnura elegans chromosome 12, ioIscEleg1.1, whole genome shotgun sequence genome:
- the LOC124168713 gene encoding protein abrupt, translating to MGGCRGVGEGEDDGGEEQQYSLRWSDFHASLASSFRRLRDDEDFVDVTLACDGRSFTAHKVVLSACSPYFRRLLKANPCQHPIVILRDVKQRDLEALLRFMYNGEVQIGQDQLSGFLATAQMLEVRGLAEVPSNSKEHHSYSGHHHTPPHSRGPAPTRANATSTPNSVPWGETGSGSGDRRDDNHVSQHHGRVSHHHNTRRHHDGTLPSPPPKRSRPDSPGSTPAPVTTALENVNHPSQDHGGRDSLLGQALEGSTPINSHHYQGGATSGEDSSSEDESEQNGDGGEGNISAMDTPNLPPPPKREPLEYHDDLPPHHRGVSPSLSSVDLMNASGLDLPRTPTFPGALLQGLPGLLPGPSGLHNSTPDVNYVSSRRSGSGGGGSGGTGASSLDMMRVRATDPRPCPKCGKIYRSAHTLRTHLEDKHTVCPGYRCVLCGTVAKSRNSLHSHMSRQHRGISTKDLPVLPMPAPFDPELASRLLAKAGVKRMVNEENAMLSNRRGNYWVSAAELAARASPTGGPRRSDLRLDLKSAGGPGGRGDERDRDGGRGRGDMGDDVHTPHHRSHHHHHQHRGGSSSRHSEGAGSGSVCGGDDPEDLSVPNSRYGSEMAPSPPPGTAPSQYRGLPHGANGPRGANGKTRSIDSIAQSLVGAQAQAAAAAAAAAAAASGGGAASTGSAILDTYLQLIAENSGGLALGRAAAIAAAKAAGLSIPGEEEMEEGEDYGEEEDEEEEEEEEEEASDEEASMAGGEGKSREEEGRSGGDREGAERDGETSGGEYSEEEEEEEDDGGGQEGQGGESGGNGSEEGMKMEDSTNEIGGSREGSGGIVEGVE from the exons GCAAATCCATGCCAGCACCCAATAGTCATCCTTCGAGATGTGAAGCAGCGTGACCTCGAAGCACTGCTTCGCTTCATGTACAATGGTGAGGTGCAGATTGGCCAGGACCAGCTGTCTGGCTTTTTGGCAACTGCGCAAATGCTGGAGGTGCGAGGACTGGCGGAAGTGCCGTCCAATTCGAAGGAGCACCACAGCTATTCTGGACACCACCACACCCCCCCTCACTCTCGGGGACCTGCTCCGACCAGAGCCAATGCTACCTCA ACTCCCAACTCTGTTCCGTGGGGAGAAACCGGTTCTGGGTCAGGGGACCGCAGAGACGATAATCATGTGTCTCAGCATCATGGACGGGTATCACATCATCACAACACAAGGAGACATCATGATGGGACTCTACCATCACCTCCCCCAAAGCGAAGCCGCCCAGATTCACCTGGCAGCACACCTGCTCCCGTGACAACGGCATTGGAAAATGTTAACCATCCAAGTCAAGACCATGGGGGCAGAGACTCATTACTCGGGCAGGCATTGGAAGGGTCGACACCCATTAACAGTCATCACTATCAG GGAGGAGCTACTAGCGGAGAAGATAGCAGCTCCGAAGATGAGTCAGAACAAAATGGGGACGGTGGCGAGGGCAATATTAGTGCAATGGACACTCCAAATCTACCTCCTCCTCCGAAAAGGGAGCCTCTGGAGTATCATGACGACCTCCCACCCCACCATCGAGGTGTGTCCCCATCTCTATCATCTGTCGACTTAATGAACGCGAGTGGTCTCGACTTGCCTCGAACTCCTACTTTCCCCGGGGCTCTTCTTCAAG GGTTGCCTGGTCTTCTGCCTGGGCCATCTGGGCTTCACAACAGCACTCCAGATGTCAACTATG TGTCAAGCCGGCGGTCTGGAAGTGGGGGAGGTGGATCTGGTGGAACTGGGGCCAGCTCCCTTGATATGATGCGGGTACGAGCTACTGATCCAAGACCTTGCCCCAAGTGCGGCAAAATATACCGCTCGGCCCACACCCTCCGAACACATTTAGAGGACAAGCACACTGTCTGTCCTGGGTACCGCTGTGTTCTGTGTGGCACTGTGGCCAAGTCTCGCAACTCTCTGCATTCGCACATGTCTCGGCAGCATCGTGGTATCAGCACTAAGGACTTGCCAGTGCTGCCCATGCCGGCACCATTTGATCCGGAGCTTGCTTCTCGCCTTCTTGCCAAGGCTGGTGTGAAG AGAATGGTTAATGAAGAGAATGCAATGCTAAGCAACCGGAGGGGAAACTATTGG GTTTCTGCTGCTGAGCTGGCCGCAAGAGCATCACCCACTGGTGGCCCTCGGCGCTCTGACCTTCGACTCGACCTCAAATCAGCTGGTGGACCGGGCGGGAGGGGTGACGAGCGAGACCGTGATGGCGGCCGGGGGAGAGGAGACATGGGCGACGACGTCCACACTCCACACCACCGGAgtcaccaccaccatcaccagcACCGAGGGGGATCTTCATCTCGCCATTCTGAAGGCGCAGGTAGTGGCAGCGTCTGTGGTGGAGATGACCCCGAGGACCTAAGTGTGCCCAACTCTCGATATGGATCTGAAATGGCCCCTTCTCCCCCACCAGGAACTGCCCCGTCACAGTATCGGGGTCTGCCTCATGGAGCTAATGGCCCTCGTGGGGCCAACGGCAAGACTAGGTCGATCGATTCCATTGCGCAGTCCCTCGTGGGGGCACAAGCGCAGGCAGCTGCAGCCGCTGCAGCTGCGGCCGCCGCAGCCTCAGGCGGCGGTGCTGCGTCAACCGGCAGCGCCATCCTCGACACCTACCTCCAGCTGATAGCCGAGAACTCGGGCGGTCTCGCGCTGGGGCGGGCGGCCGCCATAGCGGCCGCGAAAGCAGCCGGCCTGTCCATCCCAGGGGAGGAGGAGATGGAAGAGGGTGAGGATTACGGAGAGGAGGAAgacgaagaggaagaggaggaggaggaagaagaggccTCGGACGAGGAGGCCTCGATGGCCGGAGGGGAAGGGAAAAgccgggaggaggaggggaggagcGGAGGGGAcagggagggggcggagagggaTGGGGAGACGTCAGGCGGGGAGTACagcgaggaggaggaagaggaggaagacgaTGGGGGCGGGCAGGAGGGCCAGGGGGGCGAGAGCGGAGGAAACGGTAGCGAGGAGGGCATGAAGATGGAGGATTCAACCAATGAGATTGGGGGAAGCAGGGAGGGGTCGGGTGGCATTGTTGAAGGGGTCGAGTGA